Proteins co-encoded in one Bombus pyrosoma isolate SC7728 linkage group LG4, ASM1482585v1, whole genome shotgun sequence genomic window:
- the LOC122566809 gene encoding xylulose kinase isoform X1, with the protein MGAASNATYLGLDLSTQQLKAVVVDNNLAVLHETSVQFDNDLPEFRTYGGVIQKKAEPHVVVVPTLMWVKALDMILDKLRVCGVDFSKVAAISGCAQQHGTVYWGKGSRNQLQQLDPAKFLHEQLVTSFSVTTSPVWMDSSTTKECNMLDEIVGGPEKLAEITGSRAYERFSGPQIAKIARTRPEAYSNTERISLISSFLASLFFGDFAPIDWSDGSGMNLLNIHTKDWDDVLLEACGLGLREKLGKPVSSCSDIGPISSYFVERFGFDEACRVIAFTGDNSGSLIGMRLKEGDIACSLGTSDTLFLWLNKPKTAFEGHIFCNPLDDNAYMALLCFKNGSLTRERIRDSAAQGSWQIFNELLESTPRGNFGNLGLYFDAQEILPFVIGDHRFNKANEEISRYSSKEVEVRALIEGQFVAKRAHAEDFGFVIGPNTRIIATGGASTNKSILQVLSDVFNSPVYISEVANSAMMGAAYQAKHGLLRNESNFDEITRCLPEPTLVCRPYNDAETIYKSMVARYRKIVEKIKNKTSTKQTV; encoded by the exons ATGGGCGCTGCTTCAAACGCGACATACTTAGGACTTGATCTCAGCACGCAGCAG TTGAAAGCAGTTGTCGTCGATAACAATCTCGCTGTTCTCCATGAAACCAGTGTACAATTTGACAATGATCTACCAGAGTTTAG AACGTACGGAGGCGTCATTCAGAAAAAAGCTGAGCCACACGTAGTGGTGGTTCCCACTTTGATGTGGGTTAAGGCTCTGGACATGATTCTCGATAAGTTGCGCGTGTGTGGCGTCGATTTTAGCAAGGTGGCCGCTATTTCCGGATGCGCACAG CAACATGGCACAGTTTACTGGGGCAAGGGCAGTCGAAATCAATTGCAACAATTGGATCCTGCGAAATTCTTGCACGAACAGCTGGTCACCTCTTTCTCGGTGACAACATCACCTGTGTGGATGGATTCCAGCACCACCAAAGAGTGTAACATGTTAGATGAGATCGTCGGTGGCCCAGAA AAATTGGCGGAGATAACGGGATCACGGGCGTACGAAAGGTTCTCAGGGCCTCAAATAGCAAAAATAGCACGCACCAGACCGGAAGCCTACAGCAACACTGAG AGAATCTCTTTGATTAGCAGTTTCCTCGCTTCCTTGTTTTTTGGCGATTTCGCGCCGATCGATTGGTCCGATGGCTCTGGAATGAActtgttaaatattcatacgaaAGATTGGGATGACGTCCTATTAGAG GCTTGCGGTCTTGGTCTACGAGAAAAACTCGGgaaaccagtttcctcgtgcAGCGATATCGGTCCAATTTCGTCCTATTTCGTCGAAAGATTCGGCTTCGACGAGGCATGCCGTGTAATTGCGTTCACGGGCGACAACTCAGGTTCTCTAATAG GAATGAGACTGAAAGAAGGAGACATCGCTTGCAGCTTGGGGACAAGTGATACTCTGTTTTTATGGTTGAACAAACCGAAAACAGCTTTCGAAGGACACATATTTTGCAATCCTCTTGATGATAACGCTTACATGGCTTTACTTTG ctTCAAAAATGGATCTTTGACTCGCGAAAGAATACGCGACAGTGCGGCGCAAGGCTCTTGGCAGATCTTCAACGAGCTACTGGAAAGTACGCCGCGgggaaattttggaaatttaggTTTATACTTTGATGCACAAGAAATTTTGCCATTTGTCATTGGTGATCATCGATTCAATAAAGCGAACGAAGAGATATCGCGTTACAGTTCAAAGGAGGTGGAAGTAAGAGCCTTGATCGAAGGGCAATTCGTTGCAAAAAGAGCTCACGCTGAAGATTTTGGTTTCGTCATAG GGCCAAATACACGTATTATTGCGACAGGAGGTGCATCCACAAATAAATCTATACTTCAAGTTCTTTCCGATGTTTTTAATTCACCAGTATACATATCG GAAGTAGCTAATTCGGCTATGATGGGCGCAGCCTATCAAGCAAAACATGGTTTATTGCGAAATGAATCCAACTTTGATGAGATAACACGCTGCTTACCAGAACCGACACTTGTATGCCGTCCTTATAATGATGCAGAAACA atatacaAATCAATGGTTGCACGTTACCGAAAGATCgtagagaaaattaaaaataagacaaGTACAAAACAaactgtataa
- the LOC122566809 gene encoding xylulose kinase isoform X2, whose translation MGAASNATYLGLDLSTQQQHGTVYWGKGSRNQLQQLDPAKFLHEQLVTSFSVTTSPVWMDSSTTKECNMLDEIVGGPEKLAEITGSRAYERFSGPQIAKIARTRPEAYSNTERISLISSFLASLFFGDFAPIDWSDGSGMNLLNIHTKDWDDVLLEACGLGLREKLGKPVSSCSDIGPISSYFVERFGFDEACRVIAFTGDNSGSLIGMRLKEGDIACSLGTSDTLFLWLNKPKTAFEGHIFCNPLDDNAYMALLCFKNGSLTRERIRDSAAQGSWQIFNELLESTPRGNFGNLGLYFDAQEILPFVIGDHRFNKANEEISRYSSKEVEVRALIEGQFVAKRAHAEDFGFVIGPNTRIIATGGASTNKSILQVLSDVFNSPVYISEVANSAMMGAAYQAKHGLLRNESNFDEITRCLPEPTLVCRPYNDAETIYKSMVARYRKIVEKIKNKTSTKQTV comes from the exons ATGGGCGCTGCTTCAAACGCGACATACTTAGGACTTGATCTCAGCACGCAGCAG CAACATGGCACAGTTTACTGGGGCAAGGGCAGTCGAAATCAATTGCAACAATTGGATCCTGCGAAATTCTTGCACGAACAGCTGGTCACCTCTTTCTCGGTGACAACATCACCTGTGTGGATGGATTCCAGCACCACCAAAGAGTGTAACATGTTAGATGAGATCGTCGGTGGCCCAGAA AAATTGGCGGAGATAACGGGATCACGGGCGTACGAAAGGTTCTCAGGGCCTCAAATAGCAAAAATAGCACGCACCAGACCGGAAGCCTACAGCAACACTGAG AGAATCTCTTTGATTAGCAGTTTCCTCGCTTCCTTGTTTTTTGGCGATTTCGCGCCGATCGATTGGTCCGATGGCTCTGGAATGAActtgttaaatattcatacgaaAGATTGGGATGACGTCCTATTAGAG GCTTGCGGTCTTGGTCTACGAGAAAAACTCGGgaaaccagtttcctcgtgcAGCGATATCGGTCCAATTTCGTCCTATTTCGTCGAAAGATTCGGCTTCGACGAGGCATGCCGTGTAATTGCGTTCACGGGCGACAACTCAGGTTCTCTAATAG GAATGAGACTGAAAGAAGGAGACATCGCTTGCAGCTTGGGGACAAGTGATACTCTGTTTTTATGGTTGAACAAACCGAAAACAGCTTTCGAAGGACACATATTTTGCAATCCTCTTGATGATAACGCTTACATGGCTTTACTTTG ctTCAAAAATGGATCTTTGACTCGCGAAAGAATACGCGACAGTGCGGCGCAAGGCTCTTGGCAGATCTTCAACGAGCTACTGGAAAGTACGCCGCGgggaaattttggaaatttaggTTTATACTTTGATGCACAAGAAATTTTGCCATTTGTCATTGGTGATCATCGATTCAATAAAGCGAACGAAGAGATATCGCGTTACAGTTCAAAGGAGGTGGAAGTAAGAGCCTTGATCGAAGGGCAATTCGTTGCAAAAAGAGCTCACGCTGAAGATTTTGGTTTCGTCATAG GGCCAAATACACGTATTATTGCGACAGGAGGTGCATCCACAAATAAATCTATACTTCAAGTTCTTTCCGATGTTTTTAATTCACCAGTATACATATCG GAAGTAGCTAATTCGGCTATGATGGGCGCAGCCTATCAAGCAAAACATGGTTTATTGCGAAATGAATCCAACTTTGATGAGATAACACGCTGCTTACCAGAACCGACACTTGTATGCCGTCCTTATAATGATGCAGAAACA atatacaAATCAATGGTTGCACGTTACCGAAAGATCgtagagaaaattaaaaataagacaaGTACAAAACAaactgtataa